A portion of the Granulosicoccus antarcticus IMCC3135 genome contains these proteins:
- a CDS encoding acetate/propionate family kinase encodes MNTLVINCGSSSIKYALIDGSDKLLLSGKHERLGESQGEQTHESAVGQILQEISGYPVDVVGHRVVHGGSKHAAPCLIDEQVLADIERHVPDAPMHNPYSLAAIHAAQTALPGVPHVALFDTAFHARMPRRSTTYAIDYEVALKHGIRRYGFHGISHEYAAGIAAQFLQRPLNELRIVTLHLGNGASACAVEFGRSAETSMGHTPLEGLVMGTRSGDVDAGVLLTLLRQGYDVASLDDLLNRKSGLAGLSGLGNDLREIEIAAADGNERCRLAINVFAHRARKYIGAYAAAMGGVDAIVFTGGIGENSASMRGRILQRLEFLGVVLDEDRNRDASVQKDNDYALITTPRSRVEAIVVKTNEELMIARQARRLVSASRPSASMDIPIAVSGRHCHLTRETFAALFGADATPTIAKPLSQPGQFACEERVNLIGPHDRIERVRVLGPLRSVNQVEISRTDEFRLGIDAPVRDSGNVQGSAPITLEGPAGSVTLAEGLICARRHIHMHPDDAERFGLSDKDEVAVAIVGGGRDLVFGDVLIRVKDSYALEMHIDTDEANAAELNRQQVGELSDVDVDQYVVVTTGAASLVSKLE; translated from the coding sequence ATGAATACACTGGTTATCAATTGCGGATCGTCCAGCATCAAGTACGCCTTGATCGACGGTAGTGACAAGCTGCTGCTATCAGGCAAGCACGAGCGTCTGGGGGAGAGTCAGGGCGAGCAGACGCATGAATCCGCTGTCGGGCAGATACTGCAGGAGATCAGTGGATATCCTGTTGATGTGGTGGGGCATCGTGTCGTACATGGAGGGAGCAAACATGCAGCCCCTTGCCTGATTGACGAACAAGTGCTGGCTGATATAGAGCGCCACGTACCAGACGCGCCCATGCACAACCCCTATAGCCTGGCGGCAATACATGCCGCACAGACCGCCTTGCCCGGTGTGCCTCACGTCGCCTTGTTTGACACAGCGTTTCACGCGCGTATGCCGCGTCGTTCAACCACCTATGCCATTGATTATGAGGTTGCACTCAAGCACGGCATCCGACGCTACGGCTTTCACGGCATTTCACATGAGTACGCTGCCGGTATTGCCGCACAGTTCCTGCAACGACCGCTGAACGAACTGCGCATCGTGACTTTGCACCTGGGCAACGGTGCCAGTGCCTGTGCCGTCGAATTTGGCCGTTCTGCGGAAACGAGTATGGGTCACACACCTCTGGAAGGTCTGGTGATGGGGACGCGCTCGGGAGATGTGGATGCCGGTGTGCTGTTAACGCTGCTGCGGCAAGGCTACGATGTTGCCTCTCTTGATGATTTGCTGAACCGGAAAAGCGGGCTCGCCGGACTCTCGGGGCTGGGTAATGATCTTCGTGAAATCGAAATAGCGGCCGCCGATGGCAATGAGCGTTGCCGACTGGCGATCAATGTATTTGCCCATCGTGCACGCAAGTATATCGGTGCCTATGCGGCGGCCATGGGAGGCGTTGATGCCATCGTTTTCACGGGTGGTATCGGTGAAAACAGCGCCAGTATGCGAGGCCGGATCCTGCAGCGACTCGAATTTCTCGGTGTTGTTCTGGATGAGGATCGTAACCGGGATGCCAGTGTACAAAAGGATAATGACTACGCCTTGATTACCACACCGCGTTCTCGCGTTGAAGCCATTGTCGTCAAAACCAACGAGGAGCTGATGATCGCCCGTCAGGCACGTCGTCTGGTCAGTGCGTCGCGGCCCAGTGCTTCCATGGATATTCCCATTGCGGTCAGTGGCAGGCACTGCCATTTGACCCGCGAAACATTTGCAGCTTTATTTGGTGCTGATGCGACGCCAACGATAGCCAAACCTCTGTCCCAGCCTGGACAGTTCGCCTGTGAAGAGAGAGTTAATCTGATTGGCCCGCATGATCGTATTGAAAGGGTCAGAGTGCTGGGCCCGCTGCGTTCGGTCAATCAGGTGGAAATCTCTCGTACCGATGAGTTTCGCCTGGGAATTGATGCGCCAGTGCGGGATTCAGGCAATGTGCAGGGTTCAGCGCCTATTACGCTGGAAGGTCCTGCAGGTAGCGTCACACTGGCAGAAGGTCTGATCTGTGCGCGGCGTCACATACATATGCATCCTGATGATGCGGAGCGATTTGGGCTCAGTGACAAGGATGAAGTGGCGGTGGCGATAGTGGGTGGTGGACGTGATCTGGTTTTCGGTGATGTCTTGATTCGGGTGAAGGATAGTTACGCACTCGAGATGCATATCGATACCGATGAGGCAAATGCGGCGGAACTGAATCGCCAACAAGTGGGAGAATTGTCAGACGTGGATGTGGATCAGTACGTGGTAGTAACCACCGGGGCTGCAAGCCTGGTCAGCAAGCTCGAATGA
- a CDS encoding formyl transferase — MSIVILVGGSTADGNAEHRYLVDAFLQHFGDQITRIVTAEPVRRSFGTRLKRMLKRGDFAERFARWRYPGGYGPDPDDLLRLLRPAEKDTLMPGGTRRAHLSSHNGEACEAILDEDKPDVIVVYGTTIIRSNIFSRARTITLNMHTGLSPWYRGDSTLFWPVYYNEPDKLGVTVHELVESIDGGAIAATARVSYEPGDTEAELFAKGVRAGTQIYIDSVEAALAGTLSCTPQDHSAGREFRWKDRTVAAEHLVKQHLKEWQERAL, encoded by the coding sequence ATGAGCATCGTCATACTCGTGGGCGGCAGTACTGCTGATGGTAACGCTGAGCACCGTTATCTCGTTGATGCCTTCTTGCAACATTTTGGTGATCAGATCACACGAATCGTCACCGCCGAGCCTGTCAGAAGATCCTTCGGCACCCGTCTCAAGCGGATGCTCAAGCGTGGTGACTTCGCTGAGCGATTTGCCCGCTGGCGCTACCCGGGTGGCTATGGCCCTGATCCCGATGATCTTTTACGCCTGCTGCGCCCTGCAGAAAAAGACACTCTGATGCCAGGCGGTACAAGGCGTGCACACCTGTCATCCCACAACGGTGAAGCCTGCGAGGCCATTCTGGATGAAGACAAACCAGACGTCATCGTTGTCTACGGCACAACCATCATCCGGTCCAATATTTTCAGTCGGGCACGCACGATCACGCTGAACATGCACACCGGTCTGTCGCCCTGGTACCGAGGTGACAGCACCTTGTTCTGGCCTGTTTATTACAACGAGCCGGACAAGCTGGGAGTCACCGTGCATGAGCTGGTTGAATCCATCGATGGCGGAGCCATCGCCGCCACAGCACGGGTCAGCTATGAACCGGGTGACACCGAAGCCGAGCTTTTTGCCAAGGGAGTCAGAGCAGGCACGCAGATCTATATCGACAGTGTCGAGGCGGCACTGGCAGGAACCCTCAGCTGTACTCCTCAAGACCACTCCGCAGGCCGTGAATTTCGCTGGAAAGATCGAACTGTCGCCGCCGAACACCTGGTCAAGCAACACCTGAAAGAATGGCAGGAGCGTGCCCTATGA
- a CDS encoding polysaccharide deacetylase family protein translates to MNSQLIHVQPEVRTRARPPFLRKLARALRLALRLMGMLAYHLGLAPLVISLSPGRVRTLLYHAVEDHPLSHTAGLGMSISTQVFQQHLDYYQRHYQVVSMHDILAGQAGPAAAMLTFDDGYASVGENAVPAMEERDMPATIFLIGKALRGGMIWVNQLNHALNSYPQVSMSIINSFPGLEHVERPAVIHHVQTKFSPQLIEQLIARLEDALPLHTAQQKLFLNKDDVRQLQSRGMSFGFHSNDHYNLQTCNEATLRQQLDSSDLDELLDTRTFAYPFGYCGDREADRLEARGFQRAMLVRKDTPHPRKTNMIRSEPTGQSAAAVFSQLEVEEPLMGLLRSLIL, encoded by the coding sequence ATGAATTCACAACTGATTCATGTACAGCCCGAAGTGCGCACCAGAGCGCGCCCACCCTTCTTGCGCAAACTGGCACGCGCTCTACGACTCGCCCTTCGCCTGATGGGCATGCTTGCCTATCATCTGGGCCTGGCCCCTCTAGTCATCAGCCTGTCGCCAGGCCGGGTACGCACACTGTTGTATCACGCCGTCGAGGATCACCCCCTCAGCCATACAGCAGGACTGGGCATGAGCATCAGCACTCAGGTATTTCAACAACATCTGGATTACTACCAGCGCCATTATCAGGTTGTTTCAATGCACGACATCCTCGCTGGCCAGGCGGGACCGGCAGCTGCCATGCTCACGTTCGATGATGGCTATGCCAGCGTGGGAGAAAACGCGGTACCTGCCATGGAAGAGCGCGACATGCCCGCCACCATTTTTCTGATTGGCAAGGCGCTGCGCGGTGGAATGATCTGGGTTAATCAGCTCAATCATGCGCTTAACAGCTATCCACAGGTCTCCATGAGCATCATCAACAGCTTCCCGGGACTGGAACACGTCGAACGGCCCGCGGTTATCCATCATGTGCAGACCAAATTCAGTCCCCAGCTGATCGAACAACTGATCGCACGCCTGGAAGATGCCCTTCCCTTGCATACCGCTCAACAGAAACTTTTTCTGAACAAAGACGATGTCCGGCAATTGCAATCGCGAGGCATGTCATTCGGCTTTCATTCCAATGATCATTACAACTTGCAAACCTGCAATGAAGCTACTTTGCGTCAGCAGCTGGACAGCAGTGATCTGGATGAGCTACTGGACACACGAACCTTTGCCTATCCCTTTGGCTACTGTGGTGACAGGGAAGCTGACCGACTCGAGGCCAGGGGATTCCAGCGAGCCATGCTCGTCAGGAAGGACACACCTCACCCGCGAAAGACGAACATGATACGGTCCGAGCCAACGGGTCAGAGCGCCGCTGCGGTATTTTCTCAGCTGGAAGTGGAAGAGCCGCTGATGGGCTTGCTGCGCTCATTGATTCTCTAA
- a CDS encoding cold-shock protein, whose translation MSTGTVKWFDAAKGFGFIAPEDGGKDVFVHHTAITGDGYKTLDEGQKVSFDIEQGQKGPAAVNVSAM comes from the coding sequence TTGAGTACTGGTACAGTTAAGTGGTTCGACGCGGCGAAAGGTTTTGGTTTCATCGCTCCAGAAGATGGCGGTAAGGACGTTTTCGTTCATCACACCGCAATCACCGGCGACGGTTACAAAACTCTCGACGAAGGTCAGAAAGTGAGCTTCGACATCGAGCAGGGCCAAAAAGGTCCAGCGGCAGTCAACGTATCTGCTATGTAA
- the rapA gene encoding RNA polymerase-associated protein RapA, producing MSNDFSAGQRWISDTESDLGLGTILEVEHRQITVVFLATGETRIYAKESAPLTRVAFQAGDIISSHEGWQLRVEKTDDIDGLRIYSGTREDTGEKTILNEASLDNFLQFRSPKDRLFAGLIDGQRWFALRRSVFECRHQYAQSPVRGLTGARVSVLPHQIYIAVEALKRHHPRLLLADEVGLGKTIEAGMIVHGSLANNQVSRVLIVVPSALLHQWLVEMLRKFNLNFRIMDAERFDELRDTAPDGNPFLAEQLVLCSLDTLLENEEIGDAVAGAGWDMLVADEAHHLSWEPEEPSDAYTLIEELAMETPAVLLLTATPEQLGQAGHFARLRLLDPERFGSLEQYLAEESSFGWVASVADKLAADEPLDEEQIVSLQTLLGEEFTDNELKTLSSTTTMALSDLGQRLIGKLVDRHGTGRLMFRNTRRAITGFPERELHTYTLDDDSLDSKAVWILEFLLEQYPEKVLVICSSRDTVQELAEHLRVAGVQSAQFHEDMSIVERDRAAAWFSDPEEDCRLMLCSEIGSEGRNFQFLHHLVMLELPQSPDLLEQRIGRLDRIGQTETIKIHVPAAPGTQDSLLLSWYHEGLNAFERICRSGSAVRARIADQLEPLLAKAEAGDNIPEKAIATLIQESRQLTEQLDAELESGRDRLLELNSNRPELIQEHLDELARLDRNYALQDFMEAVFDRFGVDMAEQRDHWIIHPSDHMQVDHFPLLPASGMTLTFDRATALTREDFTYLTWDHPMVTAAMDLILDEGFGQADCQVIKTDALPANLSFVEASYVLQCTADARLNMERYLPAQVQTWSVGIDGKDYSEQVAALELDSLKQRYDRNALRKVVLKNRDSLEKLIDRSAALAEEALPELVAIARAKIDEELSEARERLLSLSRVNPSVKEEEVRAVDERHQALIDALDGTHARPVSARVMFNT from the coding sequence ATGAGCAACGATTTTTCCGCAGGCCAACGCTGGATAAGCGATACCGAGTCCGACCTTGGACTAGGCACCATACTTGAGGTCGAGCACCGACAGATTACTGTGGTCTTTCTGGCCACTGGTGAAACCCGAATCTATGCCAAGGAGTCTGCGCCGCTGACACGCGTAGCCTTTCAGGCTGGCGACATCATCAGCAGTCATGAAGGCTGGCAGTTACGTGTAGAAAAGACTGACGATATCGACGGTTTGAGAATCTATAGCGGCACGCGCGAGGATACTGGCGAGAAAACCATTCTCAATGAAGCATCGCTGGATAACTTTCTGCAGTTCCGCTCTCCCAAGGACCGGCTGTTCGCTGGTCTGATTGACGGACAGCGCTGGTTCGCCCTGCGCCGCAGCGTCTTCGAATGTCGCCATCAATATGCTCAATCACCGGTTCGTGGACTCACGGGCGCCCGCGTCAGTGTTCTTCCACATCAGATCTACATTGCAGTGGAGGCCTTGAAACGTCATCACCCGCGCTTGCTACTGGCCGATGAGGTTGGACTCGGCAAGACCATTGAAGCCGGCATGATCGTCCATGGTTCACTGGCCAACAACCAGGTTAGCCGGGTGCTTATCGTGGTGCCTTCGGCCTTGTTGCATCAATGGCTTGTGGAAATGCTGCGCAAGTTCAATCTGAACTTCCGCATCATGGATGCCGAAAGATTTGATGAACTACGAGACACGGCCCCTGATGGCAATCCCTTTCTGGCCGAACAACTGGTTCTGTGTTCTCTGGACACCTTGCTGGAAAACGAAGAAATCGGCGATGCCGTAGCCGGTGCTGGCTGGGACATGCTGGTGGCTGATGAAGCCCATCACCTGAGCTGGGAACCGGAAGAACCTTCTGATGCCTATACGCTCATCGAAGAGCTGGCCATGGAGACACCGGCCGTCTTGCTGCTGACGGCAACGCCAGAACAACTCGGCCAGGCAGGCCACTTCGCCCGTCTACGCCTGCTGGATCCAGAACGTTTTGGCTCTCTGGAGCAGTACCTGGCCGAAGAATCATCCTTCGGCTGGGTCGCATCGGTTGCCGACAAACTGGCCGCCGACGAGCCACTGGATGAGGAGCAGATTGTCAGCCTGCAGACCCTGCTCGGCGAAGAATTTACCGACAACGAACTCAAGACCCTCAGCTCGACCACAACCATGGCACTCAGCGACCTGGGACAGCGCCTGATTGGCAAACTGGTGGACCGGCATGGTACTGGTCGACTCATGTTCCGCAATACAAGGCGTGCCATCACAGGTTTTCCAGAACGAGAACTGCATACCTACACGCTGGATGATGACTCTCTTGACAGCAAGGCTGTCTGGATACTGGAGTTCCTGCTTGAGCAATATCCTGAAAAAGTACTGGTCATCTGTTCTTCTCGGGATACCGTCCAGGAGCTTGCAGAGCATCTGCGCGTAGCCGGTGTGCAAAGTGCGCAGTTCCATGAAGACATGTCCATCGTTGAGAGAGACCGTGCAGCCGCCTGGTTTTCAGATCCTGAAGAAGATTGCCGACTGATGCTTTGCTCGGAAATCGGCAGCGAAGGTCGCAACTTCCAGTTTCTGCACCACCTGGTCATGCTGGAATTACCACAAAGCCCCGACCTGCTCGAACAGCGCATTGGTCGACTCGATCGTATCGGTCAGACAGAAACCATCAAGATTCATGTCCCTGCAGCACCAGGAACGCAAGACTCGCTGCTGCTGAGCTGGTACCACGAAGGTCTGAATGCATTCGAACGAATCTGTCGATCCGGCTCTGCGGTACGAGCACGCATCGCCGATCAGCTCGAACCACTACTGGCCAAGGCCGAAGCAGGCGACAACATTCCTGAAAAGGCCATCGCGACCCTTATCCAGGAGTCTCGCCAGCTAACCGAGCAATTGGACGCCGAGCTCGAATCCGGTCGTGACCGCCTGCTGGAACTCAATTCCAATCGCCCCGAACTGATCCAGGAACATCTGGACGAACTGGCACGCCTTGATCGCAACTATGCACTGCAGGATTTCATGGAAGCGGTATTCGATCGATTCGGGGTCGACATGGCTGAGCAGCGTGACCACTGGATTATCCATCCCAGTGATCACATGCAAGTTGATCACTTTCCCTTGCTGCCTGCCAGCGGCATGACACTCACCTTCGATCGCGCCACCGCGCTGACCAGAGAAGACTTCACCTATCTGACCTGGGACCATCCGATGGTCACGGCTGCCATGGACCTGATTCTGGATGAAGGCTTCGGACAGGCTGACTGTCAGGTCATCAAGACCGATGCACTACCGGCAAATCTGAGCTTCGTCGAAGCCAGCTATGTTCTTCAATGCACCGCTGATGCCCGCCTGAACATGGAGCGCTACCTGCCCGCACAGGTCCAGACCTGGAGCGTCGGCATTGATGGCAAGGACTACTCCGAGCAGGTGGCAGCTCTGGAGCTTGACAGCCTGAAACAGCGTTACGATCGTAATGCACTGCGCAAGGTTGTGCTCAAGAACCGCGATTCGCTGGAAAAACTCATCGATCGATCGGCGGCTCTGGCCGAAGAGGCACTACCGGAACTGGTTGCCATTGCCCGTGCAAAGATCGACGAGGAACTGTCTGAGGCACGTGAGCGCCTGCTATCGCTGTCTCGTGTAAATCCGTCGGTCAAGGAAGAGGAAGTCAGGGCGGTCGACGAGCGTCACCAGGCATTGATCGATGCGCTTGATGGCACCCATGCCAGACCGGTGTCCGCTCGAGTCATGTTCAATACCTGA
- the xthA gene encoding exodeoxyribonuclease III, giving the protein MIIVSFNVNSVRLRTHQLQALVDTCSPDVIGLQETKVVDDDFPVDAMRELGYEAVFTGQKTHYGVALLSKTPMSNVSFGFPSDTADAQKRLVTATVQSPGGVPVTIINGYFPQGENRSHETKFPAKQAFYQNLQDKLLTQHTPEENLLVIGDFNVAPVDADLGIGPDNVKRWLRAGSTSFLPEEREWMQRLADWGLDDSYRVKYPDRDDLFSWFDYRSKGFDREPKRGLRIDHLLCTRSMTPTLVDSGINYDVRAMEKPSDHCPVWSEFDI; this is encoded by the coding sequence ATGATAATCGTATCCTTCAACGTCAACAGTGTCAGATTGCGAACGCATCAGCTGCAGGCTCTGGTCGACACCTGCTCGCCTGATGTCATTGGCTTGCAGGAAACCAAAGTGGTTGACGATGACTTTCCGGTAGATGCCATGCGCGAGCTGGGCTATGAGGCTGTTTTCACCGGACAAAAGACGCATTATGGTGTAGCTCTGCTATCCAAAACGCCCATGAGCAACGTCAGTTTCGGCTTTCCCAGCGATACCGCGGATGCTCAGAAGCGACTGGTTACGGCCACCGTGCAAAGCCCCGGTGGCGTTCCGGTTACCATCATCAATGGCTATTTTCCGCAGGGCGAAAATCGCAGTCATGAGACAAAGTTTCCGGCCAAACAAGCCTTCTACCAGAACCTGCAAGACAAGTTGCTCACACAGCATACGCCTGAGGAAAACCTGCTTGTCATCGGCGATTTCAATGTAGCACCGGTAGATGCAGATCTTGGCATCGGCCCTGACAATGTCAAGCGCTGGCTCAGAGCAGGCTCTACCAGCTTTCTGCCAGAAGAGCGTGAGTGGATGCAACGGCTCGCCGACTGGGGACTCGATGATAGCTATCGTGTCAAATACCCCGACCGCGACGATTTGTTCAGCTGGTTTGATTACCGCAGTAAAGGTTTTGATCGTGAGCCCAAACGTGGCCTGCGAATAGACCATCTGCTGTGCACGCGTTCAATGACACCCACCCTGGTGGACAGTGGCATAAATTACGATGTTCGCGCTATGGAGAAACCCTCTGATCATTGTCCGGTCTGGTCAGAGTTCGATATATGA
- a CDS encoding AAA family ATPase, whose product MLAMICIGLIIVVLLLALYCWRLRTVPTASAKPVSIGHRIGEIPYSAELDQVGPVVPETGSKAFQNSIHKLAQSCSDTLKPSEGKSIALTSAGTSVGVTMTAISLAREFANQGQRTLLLDLNLARPMVQQATGTFSLHGISNYLMSGLFDDIVVQDTRSPLDIIGIGNVPAQTFQTFLQGGEFKESLTALMALYDRIIVDCPPITEAGSGISRLAALCDLRLLLIDIQLDTEYSPHVQQALNVHGRWQHGTTRLLHNKVVSQANTPEPTPVQSLSSSEGFRPIQAEAWIIQQPDEYYTLKLTELSYRPILTKHQVSIYEGHQVACFKLTILGNPNYLLILGQFSSKSEAQSVASSLGLTQDSVIPVTFATVKQSIKHELNRKPKRQPLPIPELID is encoded by the coding sequence ATGCTTGCGATGATATGTATTGGGCTGATAATCGTTGTGCTGCTGCTGGCGCTCTATTGCTGGCGCCTGCGCACTGTTCCGACTGCATCCGCCAAGCCGGTCAGCATAGGCCACAGAATAGGCGAAATACCCTACTCGGCAGAACTCGACCAGGTTGGGCCTGTGGTGCCGGAAACCGGCTCAAAGGCCTTTCAAAACAGCATTCACAAACTGGCCCAGTCGTGTTCAGACACACTCAAACCATCTGAGGGCAAGTCCATCGCCCTGACCAGTGCAGGCACCAGCGTCGGTGTGACCATGACGGCCATATCACTGGCACGCGAATTCGCTAATCAGGGCCAGCGTACCCTGCTACTGGATTTGAACCTGGCCAGACCAATGGTTCAGCAGGCAACCGGCACATTCAGCTTGCACGGCATCAGCAACTACTTGATGTCAGGTCTGTTTGACGACATCGTCGTGCAAGACACCCGCTCACCACTGGACATCATCGGAATCGGCAATGTACCGGCCCAGACTTTTCAGACATTCCTGCAGGGGGGCGAATTCAAGGAGTCTCTGACTGCCTTGATGGCGTTATACGACAGGATCATTGTGGATTGCCCTCCGATCACCGAGGCCGGTTCAGGCATCTCACGCCTGGCAGCCCTGTGCGATCTGCGACTACTGCTGATAGACATACAACTCGACACTGAATATTCCCCTCACGTTCAACAGGCCCTGAACGTGCACGGACGCTGGCAGCACGGTACAACACGGCTTCTCCACAACAAGGTTGTTTCGCAGGCGAATACTCCTGAACCCACCCCCGTTCAATCCTTATCTTCCAGTGAGGGCTTCAGACCGATTCAGGCAGAAGCATGGATTATTCAACAGCCGGACGAGTACTACACCCTGAAACTCACCGAGCTCAGCTACCGCCCCATCCTCACAAAACATCAGGTATCCATCTACGAAGGTCATCAGGTAGCCTGCTTCAAGCTGACCATACTGGGCAATCCCAACTACCTGTTGATTCTCGGCCAGTTCAGCAGCAAGAGCGAAGCCCAAAGCGTCGCCAGCTCTCTTGGCCTGACACAGGATTCCGTTATTCCTGTGACCTTTGCTACCGTCAAGCAAAGCATAAAACACGAGCTCAACCGGAAACCGAAAAGACAGCCACTTCCGATTCCAGAGCTTATTGACTAA
- a CDS encoding DMT family transporter translates to MRAASLVGLSGLFVILWSSGWLASQLAMNDLSVMNLLTARYLIVLLGLLFIVTVAGQWRRIRLSDLLGQLCVGILSHGIYLITALGAFQQGVSAAVVTFVITLHPIATAMLSGSVNHEQFTARQWKGLFVGSLAVLVLISHSHGQGTSGLALTLPFMAVIALTLGTLLNRHLELENQSANTTPLPVFFTLLIQSAGALIFLLPIGAIQGSISMDFSSRQWVLLLWLALVASIGAYAVLQLLLRNMPSTQVACLTYLVPPVTTIQIYLVFGEQLDSIDLTGILLAAAGVIWVMTSPNENSSDSQYKLQPRAPGQRQPTLTSLNLRISTNSGQAVDIEL, encoded by the coding sequence ATGCGAGCGGCGTCGCTGGTTGGTTTATCAGGGTTATTTGTCATTCTATGGAGCTCGGGCTGGCTTGCCTCTCAGCTGGCCATGAACGATCTCAGCGTGATGAATTTACTCACTGCGCGTTATTTAATCGTCTTGCTGGGCCTGCTGTTCATCGTCACTGTAGCCGGACAATGGCGCCGCATACGGCTATCGGACTTGCTTGGCCAACTGTGTGTCGGCATCCTGTCACACGGCATTTATCTGATAACGGCACTCGGTGCTTTCCAGCAAGGGGTATCCGCAGCGGTAGTGACGTTTGTGATCACCTTGCATCCCATAGCAACGGCGATGCTGTCAGGCAGCGTCAACCATGAACAATTCACCGCTCGACAATGGAAGGGCCTGTTCGTTGGCTCTCTTGCTGTGCTTGTCCTTATCTCACACAGTCATGGCCAAGGCACATCCGGTCTTGCTCTGACACTGCCCTTCATGGCAGTCATTGCACTGACATTGGGAACACTGTTGAATCGCCACCTTGAGCTAGAGAATCAATCCGCAAACACAACCCCTTTGCCGGTCTTTTTCACACTGCTGATTCAAAGCGCCGGGGCGCTGATATTCCTGTTGCCAATCGGTGCGATACAAGGATCCATCAGCATGGATTTCAGTAGCAGACAATGGGTACTGCTACTCTGGTTAGCGCTGGTTGCCTCGATAGGAGCCTATGCAGTGCTGCAATTGCTACTACGAAACATGCCCAGCACTCAGGTAGCCTGCCTCACCTACCTGGTACCACCGGTAACCACGATTCAGATATATCTGGTGTTCGGTGAACAGTTGGACAGCATCGATCTGACCGGTATTCTGCTAGCCGCTGCTGGCGTCATATGGGTGATGACATCGCCCAATGAGAATTCATCGGACTCACAATACAAACTGCAACCTCGCGCACCAGGCCAGAGGCAGCCGACACTGACGTCATTGAACCTGAGGATATCCACCAATAGTGGACAAGCCGTTGATATCGAGCTGTAA
- a CDS encoding BMP family ABC transporter substrate-binding protein: protein MSVYLKRMGVVLGAAVLSAVALSAQAADPFKVGFIYVGPVGDHGWTYRHDVGRKALETEFGEGVETTFVESVPEGADAERVIRKLASSGHNLIFTTSFGFMNPTLKVAKDFPDVKFEHATGYKRTDNVSTYGARFYEGRAVIGTMAGMMTKSNIVGYIGSFPIPEVVRGINAFTIAMRKVNPDAEVKVVWVNSWYDPGKEADAAKALIDQGADIITQHTDSPAPLQVAEERGVYGFGQASDMSAFAPKSQLTSIIDNWDAYYVDRTRAAMDGSWASMDTWGGIKSGMVSFPEYSADVPDDVKEAAEVVRDGIIGGTLHPFQGPVLNQAGEEILPAGEVMDDGTLLGMNFYVQGVQGDLPK from the coding sequence ATGAGTGTGTATTTGAAACGAATGGGAGTTGTATTGGGAGCCGCTGTTCTGTCAGCTGTCGCTCTGTCAGCACAGGCTGCTGATCCATTCAAAGTGGGTTTTATCTATGTAGGACCCGTCGGCGATCATGGCTGGACTTACCGCCACGATGTAGGTCGTAAAGCCCTTGAAACTGAATTCGGTGAAGGGGTGGAAACCACCTTTGTTGAAAGTGTGCCTGAAGGTGCTGATGCCGAGCGAGTCATACGCAAGCTGGCCAGCAGTGGTCATAATCTGATCTTTACCACTTCTTTCGGTTTCATGAATCCGACACTGAAGGTTGCCAAGGACTTTCCGGATGTAAAATTCGAGCACGCAACCGGCTATAAGCGTACGGATAATGTTTCCACTTACGGTGCGCGCTTCTACGAAGGGCGAGCTGTCATTGGCACCATGGCTGGCATGATGACCAAGTCGAACATCGTCGGCTATATCGGTTCATTCCCGATTCCTGAGGTGGTTCGTGGTATCAATGCCTTTACCATCGCCATGCGCAAGGTCAACCCGGATGCAGAGGTCAAGGTCGTCTGGGTCAACAGCTGGTATGACCCGGGTAAAGAGGCAGATGCTGCCAAAGCACTGATCGACCAGGGCGCTGACATCATCACACAGCACACCGATTCGCCAGCACCGCTGCAGGTGGCAGAAGAAAGGGGTGTTTACGGTTTTGGGCAGGCATCAGACATGTCCGCATTTGCACCCAAGTCTCAGCTGACATCCATCATCGACAACTGGGATGCATATTACGTCGATCGCACTCGTGCGGCGATGGACGGTTCATGGGCTTCCATGGATACCTGGGGTGGAATCAAGAGTGGCATGGTCTCATTTCCGGAATACAGCGCTGATGTGCCTGATGATGTAAAGGAGGCCGCAGAGGTCGTTCGAGACGGCATCATTGGTGGCACTTTGCACCCATTTCAGGGACCAGTGCTGAATCAGGCTGGAGAAGAAATTCTGCCTGCAGGCGAGGTGATGGACGACGGAACCTTACTGGGCATGAACTTCTATGTGCAAGGTGTGCAGGGCGATTTACCCAAGTAA